From Polyangiaceae bacterium, a single genomic window includes:
- a CDS encoding YkgJ family cysteine cluster protein has protein sequence MAVGERFLKFRCTGCGNCCKEPLLPLNDVDLSRLVTHTGDSPLRIVKWVTRHEIAMEDEPEAFVRLRQGKRVMVLGHRGGRCRYLGKDDRCTVYGERPTGCRVFPFDPEFKKDGSLKRLKLIDATECLYALDGQNDVDSMRSMRERHNADQQAYYDRVADWNREQVRRKRKGQAVGTPRAFLTFLGVRFPA, from the coding sequence GTGGCTGTAGGAGAGCGCTTCCTCAAGTTTCGTTGCACCGGCTGCGGCAACTGCTGCAAGGAGCCGTTGCTCCCACTCAACGATGTCGACCTCTCGCGACTCGTGACCCACACGGGGGACTCTCCGCTGCGCATCGTGAAGTGGGTGACGCGCCACGAGATCGCGATGGAGGACGAGCCCGAAGCCTTCGTGCGCCTCCGCCAGGGCAAGCGGGTGATGGTGCTCGGGCATCGCGGGGGCCGCTGTCGCTACCTCGGCAAGGACGATCGCTGCACTGTCTACGGTGAGCGCCCAACCGGCTGCCGCGTGTTCCCCTTCGACCCGGAGTTCAAGAAGGACGGCAGCTTGAAGCGCCTCAAGCTGATTGACGCAACCGAGTGCCTGTATGCCCTCGATGGGCAGAACGACGTCGACTCCATGCGCAGCATGCGTGAGCGCCACAACGCGGATCAGCAGGCCTACTACGATCGCGTCGCCGACTGGAATCGCGAGCAGGTGCGCCGCAAGCGCAAAGGTCAAGCCGTCGGGACTCCGCGGGCGTTCTTGACCTTCTTGGGGGTGAGGTTCCCCGCGTAG
- the hemB gene encoding porphobilinogen synthase: protein MSSGYQTLLSDRPRRNRRLAGLRAMQRQTVLTASDLVLPLFVHELDEKKPINSMPGHARLSIAHLVEVSREAFELGVPGVALFPALTDDLKDPHGKESLNPEGLLQRAVRALKKELPELVVITDVALDPYSSDGHDGVLIDGRIDNDETLPLLAGMAVAQAKAGADIVAPSDMMDGRIGAIRDALDEAGYTDVGILSYAVKYASAFYGPFREALDSAPKAGDKKTYQMDPANSREALREIALDEAEGADWLMVKPGLPYLDMVRLVREHSALPVAAYHVSGEYSMLKAAAAQGWIDFDGCLLESLTGLKRAGADVIFTYGAIEAAKLLRAGA from the coding sequence ATGAGTAGCGGATACCAGACGTTGTTGAGTGACCGCCCGCGCCGCAACCGCCGTTTGGCCGGCTTGCGCGCGATGCAGCGCCAGACCGTGCTCACCGCGAGCGACCTGGTGTTGCCCCTGTTCGTGCATGAGCTGGACGAGAAAAAGCCCATCAATTCGATGCCGGGTCACGCACGGCTCTCCATTGCTCACTTGGTGGAGGTGAGCCGTGAAGCGTTCGAGCTCGGCGTGCCAGGCGTCGCGCTGTTTCCTGCGCTGACCGACGACCTGAAGGATCCCCACGGTAAAGAGTCGCTGAACCCCGAGGGGCTCTTGCAGCGCGCCGTGCGGGCCTTGAAGAAGGAGCTGCCGGAGCTGGTGGTGATCACCGACGTCGCGCTCGACCCGTACTCATCAGACGGCCACGACGGTGTGCTGATCGACGGCCGCATCGACAACGACGAAACCCTGCCGTTGCTCGCTGGCATGGCGGTCGCCCAGGCCAAGGCCGGCGCGGACATCGTCGCCCCCTCGGATATGATGGACGGCCGCATCGGCGCGATCCGCGATGCCCTGGACGAAGCGGGCTACACCGACGTCGGGATCCTGAGCTACGCCGTCAAGTATGCGTCGGCCTTCTACGGGCCTTTCCGCGAGGCACTGGACTCCGCACCCAAAGCCGGCGACAAGAAGACCTATCAGATGGATCCGGCCAACTCGCGCGAAGCACTGCGGGAGATCGCCCTCGACGAAGCCGAAGGCGCTGACTGGCTGATGGTCAAGCCGGGGCTGCCGTACCTCGATATGGTGCGCCTGGTTCGCGAACACTCCGCGCTGCCCGTCGCCGCCTATCACGTCAGCGGGGAGTACTCGATGCTCAAGGCCGCTGCGGCTCAAGGCTGGATCGACTTCGATGGCTGCTTGCTGGAGAGCCTCACCGGCCTCAAGCGCGCCGGCGCTGACGTCATCTTCACCTATGGCGCAATCGAAGCCGCCAAGCTGCTGCGCGCCGGCGCCTGA
- the glnE gene encoding bifunctional [glutamate--ammonia ligase]-adenylyl-L-tyrosine phosphorylase/[glutamate--ammonia-ligase] adenylyltransferase, producing the protein MLSSRGLVAYAERLDPEATKRLHSELLVGKHGDAVLGRALGVVLGVAYPPLVAVHAWQVEALERIAQEGWSTPRSGAEMTALVVEQCGDLEDLAVVRRALRRSCWAERARIALREVLPRNLGGARIEDTAHELSLLAEVLFEVAQAEATQHVAGRFGEPLHKPNAEGQQRLSGLLTMGMGKLGGYELNCGSDIDIIFVYDSDDGGSELSVHEHWTRVARRAVASLEEFTEDGSVWRVDLRLRPEGSRGALVNSVVAAERYYETWGRMWERAAMLRARPIAGDRELGAQFEREVIVPFVYRRRVNPSIATSMIELVRRSRAELSEAPERDLKLGEGGIREAEFFVQSLQLIWGGQEPSLRVSSFARGLERLRACGLVSDREVRDVGEAYWLLRRLEHAVQWHSGLQTHLIPTQSDRVEHLAKVLGFDSATSLNAALFLAREAVAEHFAGLAPEAPRPPSNYQAVFLHLDAGGLALEKAVAETLGNDDVAQHLTALARLPAGLLGPHTRERHPELGDNVLDAITESADPELAARGLRSFFQRFRDASAYIRQLAESPQTLRRFVTVLGASQFVSDALVARPDLADLVLFAGEDITEEQARLAVRAEIAEFLHWQSRQEGFDPAETREELVGALRRARARVMVRVAVADLAGEIGTRQATRLLSALADEILQHAVRFELALSSGARAAEIGSREPRGLSVIALGKLGGRDIGYGSDLDVLFVYDPDAVPEGHDAAHFYSRTAQRVIRLISAPHASGAGYELDTRLRPSGSQGLLVTNVSAFARYHQVNLEQHPDDPPRSTVVTSGAAWERQALLRARFCAGDVGLGERLLEMARVAAYEGGPPEVNELHRLRMRMQLELADERGGRRDLKLGRGGLLDVEFAVQWLQMRYGRDTSLRTPDTLQALSALERGGYLKREAFKLLKEAYRFLRRLEQRIHVRRGTSSTTLDPSTPEIEQLARRMGFRSAGSSASGVKPQASEQLLAEYERVTEQVRRTYLDVLGVEE; encoded by the coding sequence ATGCTCTCTTCGCGCGGACTCGTCGCTTACGCTGAACGCCTCGACCCCGAGGCGACCAAGCGCCTGCACTCGGAGCTGTTGGTTGGCAAGCATGGAGATGCGGTGCTCGGTCGAGCCCTCGGGGTGGTGCTCGGCGTCGCCTATCCGCCGCTCGTCGCCGTGCACGCCTGGCAGGTCGAGGCTCTGGAGCGCATCGCTCAGGAGGGCTGGTCCACACCGCGCAGCGGCGCGGAGATGACCGCGCTGGTGGTGGAGCAGTGCGGCGACCTCGAAGACCTCGCGGTGGTGCGCCGGGCTCTCCGCCGCTCGTGCTGGGCAGAGCGGGCGCGCATCGCGCTCAGGGAGGTGCTGCCGCGGAACCTTGGCGGCGCGCGCATCGAGGATACCGCTCACGAACTCAGTCTCCTCGCGGAAGTGCTCTTCGAGGTCGCGCAGGCGGAGGCGACGCAGCACGTGGCGGGGCGCTTTGGCGAGCCGCTGCACAAGCCGAACGCTGAGGGGCAGCAGCGCTTGAGCGGCCTATTGACCATGGGGATGGGCAAGCTGGGCGGCTATGAGCTGAACTGCGGCTCGGACATCGACATCATTTTCGTTTACGACTCCGACGATGGGGGCAGCGAGCTCTCCGTCCACGAACACTGGACGCGAGTCGCCCGGCGTGCCGTCGCCAGCCTGGAAGAGTTCACCGAAGACGGCAGTGTCTGGCGCGTCGACTTGCGGCTGCGCCCCGAAGGATCGCGGGGTGCGCTGGTCAACAGCGTGGTGGCAGCGGAGCGCTACTACGAAACCTGGGGGCGAATGTGGGAGCGCGCTGCCATGCTGCGGGCGCGCCCCATCGCCGGCGACCGCGAGCTGGGCGCTCAGTTCGAGCGCGAAGTCATTGTGCCCTTCGTCTACCGGCGGCGGGTGAATCCTAGCATCGCGACCTCGATGATCGAGCTCGTGCGGCGTTCCCGCGCGGAACTGTCCGAGGCGCCGGAACGCGATCTGAAGCTCGGAGAGGGAGGGATCCGCGAGGCGGAGTTCTTCGTGCAGTCGCTGCAGCTGATCTGGGGCGGCCAGGAGCCGAGCCTGCGGGTCTCGAGCTTCGCACGCGGTCTCGAGCGCCTGCGCGCCTGTGGCCTCGTGAGCGACCGCGAGGTGCGCGACGTCGGCGAAGCGTACTGGCTGCTGCGCCGCCTGGAGCACGCGGTGCAGTGGCACTCGGGGCTCCAGACGCACTTGATCCCCACCCAGAGCGACCGTGTGGAGCACTTGGCGAAAGTGCTCGGCTTCGACTCCGCGACGTCGCTCAATGCAGCCCTGTTCTTGGCGCGAGAGGCAGTGGCGGAGCACTTCGCCGGCCTCGCCCCCGAAGCCCCGAGACCTCCCTCCAACTATCAAGCGGTCTTCCTCCACCTCGACGCAGGCGGTCTCGCCCTCGAAAAAGCCGTTGCGGAGACCCTGGGCAACGACGATGTCGCTCAGCACCTTACCGCGCTCGCGCGCCTCCCGGCAGGCCTGCTGGGTCCGCACACGCGGGAGCGCCACCCCGAGCTTGGCGATAACGTGCTCGACGCGATCACCGAGAGCGCGGATCCGGAGCTCGCGGCGCGAGGCCTGCGATCCTTCTTCCAGCGTTTCCGCGATGCATCGGCGTACATTCGTCAACTCGCGGAGTCACCACAGACCTTGCGCCGCTTCGTCACGGTGCTCGGCGCGAGTCAGTTCGTGAGCGATGCCCTCGTGGCGCGGCCAGATTTAGCTGATTTGGTGCTGTTCGCGGGCGAGGACATCACGGAGGAGCAAGCTCGGCTCGCGGTGCGCGCGGAGATCGCCGAGTTCCTACACTGGCAATCTCGCCAGGAAGGCTTCGATCCCGCGGAGACCCGAGAGGAGCTAGTCGGCGCCCTGCGACGCGCTCGCGCGCGCGTGATGGTGCGGGTCGCCGTCGCGGATCTGGCGGGAGAGATTGGGACCCGCCAGGCCACGCGTCTGCTCAGCGCGCTGGCCGACGAAATCCTCCAACACGCGGTGCGCTTCGAGCTCGCGTTGAGTTCAGGCGCGCGCGCTGCGGAAATTGGCAGCCGTGAACCTCGCGGGCTCTCGGTCATTGCCCTGGGGAAACTGGGCGGTCGAGACATCGGCTACGGTTCGGATCTGGATGTGCTTTTCGTCTACGACCCCGATGCGGTGCCGGAGGGCCACGACGCGGCGCACTTCTATAGTCGCACGGCGCAGCGGGTGATCCGGCTGATCTCCGCGCCCCACGCTTCCGGCGCCGGCTACGAGCTCGACACGCGGCTCCGCCCGAGCGGCTCTCAGGGTCTGCTGGTGACCAACGTGTCGGCGTTTGCCCGCTACCACCAGGTGAACCTGGAACAGCATCCCGATGACCCGCCACGCTCGACGGTGGTGACGAGCGGGGCGGCGTGGGAACGCCAGGCGCTCTTGCGTGCCCGCTTCTGCGCCGGGGATGTGGGGCTTGGCGAGCGACTGCTGGAGATGGCCAGAGTTGCGGCCTACGAAGGCGGTCCGCCGGAGGTCAATGAGCTGCATCGTCTGCGCATGCGCATGCAGCTCGAGCTCGCGGATGAGCGCGGGGGGCGCCGTGACTTGAAGCTTGGGCGCGGCGGCCTGCTCGACGTTGAGTTCGCTGTGCAGTGGCTGCAGATGAGGTACGGCCGCGACACCAGCTTGCGGACTCCGGACACCTTGCAGGCGCTCTCGGCCCTGGAGCGCGGGGGCTACCTGAAGCGCGAAGCGTTCAAGCTGCTGAAGGAGGCGTATCGCTTTCTGCGCCGCCTCGAGCAGCGCATCCACGTCAGGCGAGGCACGAGCTCCACGACCTTGGACCCGAGCACTCCAGAAATCGAGCAGCTGGCCCGGCGTATGGGCTTCCGCTCGGCGGGCTCCAGCGCCTCCGGGGTCAAACCCCAAGCCAGCGAACAGCTGCTTGCCGAGTACGAGCGGGTCACCGAGCAGGTTCGGCGCACCTATCTCGACGTGCTGGGCGTGGAAGAGTGA
- a CDS encoding SpoIIE family protein phosphatase, producing MPDQPNTAPDDAIATMKVGVCVWELEEPNVPASLRLVVCNESAAKFMSVKREDVLGKRIHDGFPGSEKMPLAGIFTKVVETAQGMLLGDVPYVDEVIPDSVFSIHAHYQGKRRCCVEFTNVTEQRKAEREVAAKHDELTRALNELWSEMDLARKIQTVLLPSETNLDSYEVAASMRPASTVGGDYYDVVHTKSCPWLLIGDVSGHGVSAGLIMMMVQTAVRTALVQSDGTASPSRLLAQVAAAVQTNLARIGQNQYMTISALKLNGGRVQYAGLHQDVVVFRAATGTVEAFESKGVWLGVVDQPGDLLEDSSIDLDVGDVLLLFSDGLTEARVNGELFGQDRMVGLFKELAAANQSCAAITQALLDAVGSDELADDQTVVVARRLAERGE from the coding sequence ATGCCTGACCAGCCCAACACTGCACCTGACGACGCGATCGCGACCATGAAGGTTGGCGTTTGCGTGTGGGAACTCGAAGAGCCCAACGTCCCCGCTAGCTTGCGCCTCGTGGTCTGCAATGAGTCCGCCGCGAAGTTCATGTCGGTGAAGCGAGAGGATGTGCTTGGAAAGCGCATCCATGACGGTTTTCCCGGCTCAGAAAAGATGCCCCTCGCTGGGATCTTCACCAAGGTCGTAGAAACGGCGCAGGGCATGTTGCTTGGCGACGTGCCCTACGTGGACGAGGTGATCCCGGACAGTGTGTTCTCGATCCATGCTCACTACCAAGGCAAGCGTCGCTGCTGCGTGGAGTTCACCAACGTCACCGAACAGCGGAAGGCAGAGCGTGAAGTGGCGGCGAAGCACGACGAGCTCACGCGTGCCCTGAACGAGCTGTGGAGCGAGATGGACCTCGCTCGCAAGATCCAGACGGTACTCTTGCCCAGCGAGACGAACCTCGATTCCTACGAGGTCGCGGCCTCGATGCGCCCCGCGAGTACGGTTGGCGGGGACTACTACGATGTGGTGCACACCAAGAGCTGCCCTTGGCTCTTGATCGGCGACGTGTCCGGACATGGGGTCAGCGCTGGGCTGATCATGATGATGGTCCAGACCGCGGTACGCACGGCACTCGTCCAGTCGGATGGTACCGCTTCCCCTTCCAGGTTGCTGGCGCAGGTGGCCGCGGCGGTCCAGACCAACTTGGCGCGCATCGGTCAGAACCAGTACATGACTATTTCTGCGTTGAAACTCAACGGCGGGAGAGTGCAGTATGCCGGGCTACACCAGGACGTAGTGGTGTTTCGCGCCGCGACCGGCACGGTCGAAGCGTTCGAGAGCAAGGGCGTGTGGCTAGGCGTGGTTGACCAACCCGGCGATCTGTTGGAAGACTCGAGCATCGACTTGGACGTCGGAGACGTGCTGTTGCTGTTTTCTGACGGCCTGACGGAAGCGCGGGTCAACGGTGAGCTGTTTGGACAGGACCGCATGGTCGGTTTGTTCAAGGAGCTCGCGGCTGCGAACCAGAGCTGCGCGGCCATCACCCAAGCGCTGCTCGACGCCGTTGGTTCTGATGAGTTGGCTGACGATCAAACTGTGGTGGTTGCGCGACGCTTGGCGGAGCGCGGCGAGTGA
- a CDS encoding metallophosphoesterase family protein yields MRFLCVSDIHGHADELKDVIEASQAQFSWDKLICCGDLLFPGPKPLETWKLLIEHQALVTQGLVDRAIAELEPERIKPKDTAEEARLSQLFDLHEQLGELIVMRLGKLPVTARLPLENGDEMLIVHGSPMDPTESFSPELSEDEMNALIGDDPADIILCGGSHVAFDWAVGETRIVNVGSVGEAPGGGYSAYTVIETTPLGISVEQLTI; encoded by the coding sequence ATGCGCTTTCTGTGTGTCTCCGACATCCACGGCCACGCTGACGAGCTCAAGGACGTGATCGAGGCGTCTCAGGCTCAGTTCTCCTGGGACAAGCTGATCTGCTGCGGGGATCTGCTGTTCCCTGGGCCGAAGCCGCTCGAAACGTGGAAGCTCCTGATCGAGCACCAAGCGCTGGTGACCCAGGGCTTGGTGGACCGCGCCATTGCAGAGCTCGAGCCGGAGCGCATCAAACCCAAGGACACCGCCGAGGAGGCGCGCCTGAGCCAGCTCTTCGATCTCCATGAGCAGCTCGGTGAGCTGATCGTGATGCGCCTGGGCAAGCTGCCTGTTACCGCGCGGTTGCCTCTCGAGAACGGCGACGAGATGCTGATCGTTCACGGCTCTCCGATGGACCCAACCGAGAGCTTCAGCCCAGAGCTGAGCGAGGACGAGATGAATGCGCTGATCGGCGACGATCCAGCAGACATCATTCTGTGTGGCGGGAGCCACGTCGCCTTCGACTGGGCCGTCGGCGAAACGCGTATCGTCAACGTTGGCTCGGTGGGCGAGGCGCCAGGCGGTGGTTACTCCGCCTACACCGTGATTGAGACGACGCCGCTAGGGATCAGCGTCGAGCAGCTGACGATCTAG